From the genome of Marasmius oreades isolate 03SP1 chromosome 1, whole genome shotgun sequence:
GGTTTGTTCAACGGTAAAGCTCCCCTCACGTTCTTCAATAACACCACACTGGCTGCACCGATCGCTCGCACGACGTCCTTATGATTGGCTTGAACATCAATATGTTCGTTCGTTGCTTCGTTATTGGGATGATTGCCGTCAAAATTGACGGCCGGGAAAGACGATGAATCTTGGTGTAGGAAATACCAAGAAGCTAAAATCCGTGTCTGGCGCCGAGCAGGAACAAAATCAGCCGAGTATCAAAGGTCTTGTTTTTGCAGCTGGGAAAACTTACTGCCATATCGGTCACACGAGACATGGGGACTGAACCATTTTGCACCGCATTTACCAGGGTACCCCCGAAGAATGAATTGTTAGGGCCTCCAGAGCCTGGCATGTCCATCTAAAAGCGAGCAATGGTGTAAGTTCACGTGTAAACGAGGGATTATTCTTCCTAGTACTAACATCTAGTCCAGAAAGGGTACTGGCAACGGTAGAATGAGTTGCACCCCAATCAGACGTGACAACTGATGAGTATCAGCGGTCAGTCCATGCTCACATTGTGTAGTACTTTGAGAAGTAACTTACATCCCTGAAATCCGAACTCTTCCTTGAGCATGCGGGAAAGAGTAGCATTATTCTCGCATGCATACGTTCCGTTGATTTGGTCTAACGGCCATTCGTTCAAGCCCAGACTTGAAGAAAGATGTGTGAAAACTCACTGTAACTGCACATGATACTTGCTGTCCCGGCCATCACGCTGCGTAGAAATGGTTGTGCATAAATCTCGTGCAAGGTTCGGTCATCGACATTGGAGGTGGAAGTGGTTCGAGCGGTTTCTTGTTCGCTGGAGGGGCATTAGCACCCAAACAGCTGCGGGAAGAGTAACTAGCGGTCCTTACTTTGCGATGAAATGCTTTGAACAGGCCTGTACGCCACCTTGCTGAAGACCCAAGACCGTCTCATATGCCGCTATAGAATTCAAATTCAGTATTCGGCATTTGATGCATACGAATATGGTATTACCTTCCCCACTTAAGAATGGATCGGCTCCGAACCCCTCAAAGTTTCTCCCAGCAGCAGGCACCCTGAGCATGTTCATCATCGGCCCAAGTGCTACATTAACACCTTTGTCCTTGAATTCGGTTCCCATGAACAGTCCCCGTTGGCGTATCAGAGTTCGGTTAAAACTGCAAGGTCAAGATTACTTCATCCCTTACAAAAATAAAGCAACAGGACACTCACGTTGTAGCAGTATTCAAACCCGTTGGGAACGTTGTGATGCGGTCTGCTAGCCGTACTCCGAGAGGTCCATCCTGAGGATAGACGCGTAGGTCGTCAGCAAACAGTCCGAGCTCAGCATCGTAAGTTTGTATTCACCTGTAAACAGAGGCCAGGCCATCCTCCGTTGGAAGAGATCGGAAGCGTGTTTCCTACACAGCGTCGAGAAGGGCCGAAAGCTTCAACCCCGGTCGCAGTATTGACAAGATCCTCGAGCGTGAATCCAGCTATCTATAAGGGTCATTCAATACACCGTGACCATTTGGCGGCCGAAAAATAAACAGATTTCCCACCTTTGCGCCTGCTTTCTGGTAAGCTGCTTCCCAAGCGGCAGAAAAATCAGGTACGACAACTCCGCTATCCTTGACATCAGGTGGATCCAACGGATCTGATGATGGACCGGCGCCGAACGTTGGAGTCTGAAGGATGGAGGTAGAAGTAGAAGAGGGTCTTCcagaagaggttgaagataATGAAATAGATGCTAAGGCGGATGAAAACGAAGTGGAAAGAATGGTGGAACCTGTAGTAACACCACTACTGGCTAGCGATGAACTTGAGACCACACCAGATGTTTGAGCAAAAACAGCCGATGAGGGCACCAACAACTGGAGCAGGATTCGACGATGTAGGAATAACATGGTCGCTACCAACTGGTCGATTGCGAGCCTAGCTTTTAAGCCAAGTTCAGCGCCATACAATTTGGTCCCATGACAGTGTAGGCGCAAGGCGAGGGGTCTATTGAATGTGGGAGAAGTTGTAATTTGAGTACAGAGTACGGACAATGGGTCATCTGCGCCAGAAGGAATAGGAGAGCTGAGCTTTGGAGGAGCATAAAAAGTCTGCTTGGGAGAATAACCTCCCCCCAATTCTGAGCACGAGCAAGGCACCAGGGATTAACAGACGCGGTCATCCAATTAGGATACCTAAAGGCAATGAGGATCTTGTTGAACAGAAGTCGAAAAACGCAGAATGTGAGAACAACGAGTCGAAAAAGTCGGAAAATTGAAGTGAGACCTTGTGGAATCTGGAAAAGGCTGCCGTACGACCATATGTCCCCTCACGCCTTGAGCTCCCGAGTATAGCCGTTCTGCCTGGTTGCCTGGACAAGCCGTCTGCTTTGGGCCAAAGCCGAGTGTATCCTCTAAATAGGACACTTCCGAATTGTCGAGAATCCGGATGAAGCCAGGGAGAAGCCCTTTTCTACTTCGAGGAGCTTGAGGGCGTCTCTGGAGCTCAGTAGTCCATTCAAATGTAGTCACTCGAGAGGTGCCTTTTCTGAACTGATATGCCCCTTGCAGCCTTTGTCAGTGTCACGAATTATCGGTCCTTCTGAGTCGTTGCTGTATGATGTTCATTCTTCCGACTTCGATTTCATATAGGGTCCTGCCAAAATAGTCGACAAGGTGGAGAACTCGGGAAGGGATTGGATGAAGGTAAGGTCCACGAAGTCGTGGGAAGCATCCCAACCCGATATATAAAAAGTGTCTTCACCATGACAGTGTCAGAGACTCACTCATACGAGTCACTGATCTCCCAAGAAGGATGAAGTGCTGTTCTGACGATTGGCAGACGTCAACGACATGTCGCTCTTCGCTGGTACATTGGAGTTCATCTATACTAGGATTACTTTTCTTGGTATCCATCGTCGTTCCTCATTTTCCATTCCGAATCGTCATGAAGATTCACCCTTGTATCGGTTTTTTTTGTTGATTCAGCTACCGGCGGTGTCGCTGCACTCAATTCATTTGAACATTCTAGATGGAGACTCTGGAGATCTCTTCTGCGTATAAGCATAGATGGGTGCATATTTATGACGATTCCGGGTTTTGATCGAATCTTTCCTGTACCGGTGTCGAGGAACAAACGTGTTCGGTCCGTGTTCAGAACGTCAACAGTGTAATTAACGCCGTACATCTCATCCCGTTATTGTATTAAATGTACAGTCCCAATTGATCTCTTGAGTCTTACGCCCATTTCTTCACATCCTCCTCAGTAGGACCAGTGGGGTCATCCGATGCAGCCAGATTGCACTGATGGAATGCGCGCACTTGGTCAGGTTTGAATGCACCTACGACAGTATGAAGCACTCCACGATTGTGGAATAAGACCAGATCCTTCTCGTGCCTATACAAACAGACAAAAGAGGTAAGTTGAGAACGAGATGATCAACAAAACAAAACTCACCAGTCATGGGGATACACAAGCTAGCATTCCAAAGGACATTGGTCAGGCGAATAGCGGCGTTACAGAAGCGTAGGCTTAGACTCACCTTCGGAGCGATCGCAGGCCGTTGCATTCGATATAGTATATCTCTCACTTCCCCCAAATCCGTGATATGGGCACCTTCAGGATACAACGCGTCTTCCTTCTTGCTCCCTGCCGGAAGAGGATCTACCAAAAGTTCTGCTGCACCACAAGGATGGACCTGGAAATGGAGGTTCCCAGTAACCGGGTTTTTCCACACCTAAAACAAAACTCATCGTAAGGGACAGCCAAACTTCAAACACCCGTGGCTACGACAGCGTACCATGGGGAAAGTCTTTCTTCTGCTCTCCTCCCACGCAGGCAACTCAGCAAGCGGCAACTCCAAACCCTCCGCTTCAATTCCAAGTCCCGTCGGCATTGCACGAGCAGGTGCCATCCACACATATGGATGCGGAGCATATTTCACTTTCGTCCGAACAGCGAGACTCTTCAATTCAGATGGAAGCATATCAAACATCGTCTTCCCAGAGACGAACGCCGTAGTTCCAAGTGGAACAGGAAGTTCATCGCCAGTACCATCGTCGTACCTCACGACCTGCTTCGGACCTTCCGGAACCTTCAATCCGTAAAGTGTAGTGACTTTGGGTGGAGAAAGGTCGTAGAGCGCCGCGTCGATATGCCAGCGGTAGAATCGTGTGACCCCTTTcgcttcgtcttcttcagaAACACGAGTCTTGTGGAATGTAGTATGACTTGGGTGTTTGAGCTTAGCCTCAGCTAAACCTTCGTGGTTGTAGACCATCCCGTTGCCGATAAGTTGGACTTGGGGTACACGAGGGATAGTCTTGAGATCGGGATGTAGAATGGATTTCTTTGTGCCTTCTGTCTTGTTATTCCCGTGTCCGTAGCTTTCAGACTGTGGATCGAAGGCCTATAACCCATCGATGCTCACATTAGAAGAGCCTACAAGAGGTAAAGTTGACAAAAGACCCACTTTGGTCAACGCATATTGCTGCTCGGGTGTGAGAGTCACGTCCCGGAACAAGAGAGCATCGTGCTATTCGACGCATCAATTACTCGAACTCTGACAGAACGCAGCTCTTTTCGCACCTTATACAATGCATCCCGAACCTCCTCAAATTCCTCAGGAGTCAGTTCACCAGGATTCACTCCTTTGACTTCGCGGCCAAAATCAGCGAACTTTGAGGGATCAGCGGTTGGTGGGAGTGGAAGTGGTGAAAGTTCAATAGCCATAAAATCGTCTTGTTGGTGGAGAGAGTAGATTAGGATCAGATGAGGGGTATTTATATCGTCCTAGCCCTATGTAATCATTACAAGCTTATggacccggccctttgtgccgatTTGTTTGCAGATGCTTACATGCAATAAGTTAATAATACCATTCAAGTCATTTATATAAAacaaatatatatatatatacataTATTCCTATGTTTACAATGGTTCAAAACTgttaaaagaaaaaaagaaaaaaatctGTTAAACCAATCAGATATTAGACTATAAGTTTTATAAATCAAAATAGGCTCACTTGAAAAAAAACAGCAGGTTGAATTAAATTTATATCAGGTTATGCAGAACCTCTGGATAGACAATATTGATTGTCTTTGTACCATGTTCTGTGTTGGGAAATAACACCTTGATATTGGAGGCTGAAGTACATCTTGAGAGTGCAACATAAAGCTGGCCATGTGAAAACACTGGAGTCCGAAGATCAAGTCCTACAAAGCGAAGGGATTGTCCCTGAGACTTGTTGATTGTCATTGAAAATGCCAATCGCACAGGAAACTGTCTCCGCTGGAGCTTGATAGGAAGAGACTCATTGGAGGGCTCTAAAGTGATTCGTGGAATGAGAACTTCCTTTCCATCATGAGTGCCTCCCAGAATCTGACAGTGAAGAAGCCGGTTTGTCATTTCCAGTAACCGGAGTCGAGTTCCATTGCACAATCCATCCTTGACCTTCAAATTTCGCAGAAGCATCAATGGGCACCCTTTTTTTAGACATAAACAGGAAAGTGGAAGTCCAGAAGCCTTTAGAGAGTGGAGAAATTCAGCAGGATATGGTTGTTGATATGGGGCATcagctccttcttccacTGCAACACTATCAGCGGACTGATAGATCCGTGTGTTACCTGGAAAAGACTGGAGGATACTTGCGTTGATATCATCTACATCATCATTACGGCAGGAAAGGATTGAGCGCTCCAAAAAGTACTCATTAGGCTGAAAATGCTCAATAGATGGGTAGATTTCCTGTATAAGATCTTCAACATTGTCCCCACAACGGAATGACTGTGGCAGATTTATTGCATTGTCTGCTGGGAGGTCTTTCCCACAACCAACATCCAGAAGCCAAGTCAAAAAGTCTGCTGCACCAGGCTCATTTTGTAGCCGTAGATTTTGGGTGAGATGAAATACATGCACATGTTCCCACAGTGCTGACCTCAGGAAGCTGGCTCCAACAATCTGCTCCCGAGTACCTTTTGGAATAACTGGCAAGGTCTGCCGGAAGTCTCCACTAAAAAGAACAGTGATTCCACCAAATGGCTGATCAGTGTTCATAAGATCTCGTAGTGTCTGTTCCAATGCTTCAATGGTAAACCGATGCTGCATTGGAAGCTCATCCCATATAATGAGTTGTGTATGTTGGATAactttgtgaagtctacTGCCTTTACTAATGGGACACATGGAATCTTCCaaaatgggaatgggaatttTAAACTGTGCATGAGCAGTAAGACCCccttgaaggaggagggcTGCAATTCCAGAAGACGCTACAGTGAGAACAACCTTTCCCTCTGCACGGACTGCACTTGCAATAGTGTTTGACACCcaagtctttccacagccTCCTGCACTCTGCAGGTAGAAGATTTTTCCCTCGTGGTGAGTGCATGATGCTAAAATTGCATTAAAGATAGCATACTGCTCCTCATTCATCAGCTGCTTGTTTGTCTCTACTACAGTGTGTAAAGCATGATGGTCATAGTCAAGCTGCTCAGCAAGGAGATAGTTGTCGTTGAAGATGGCATTCCACAGATTAGGATTTGCAACTTCAGGAAGGCTATAATCTGATAAATCTTTTCCATTATCCCGTAGGCTCTGTGAAATAAGATAGAGGCCATAGTCATATATGTGGTCGGCAGTTATCTGAGGGAGATTGAAGTTGGGCCGTATTTCAAGGGCATGGCGTAGATCATCACAGAGGCTATCTTTAAATTGCTCCCATAATATTAAGGGCTGAGCAGGGTGGCAATGAAGTAGCAGTGTAACAAAAAGGTCCCTCATCTGTCGCCCAAGATGCATAATTGAGGCCTCCTGAAGACATTCCCTCCACTCTTGGTCATCTTCAAGTAAACCTAATGCAAGACATGCCTCCTTATATGTGTCACACACCCGTGCTGTTGGTGTTCCCCTCCCAATGGTGCGAAGATTTTGGAAGCTGGTAGCTCCTTTAACAACAGTCAGCAACAGACGGAGATAGAAGCGCTCCCCTGCTGATGGTGCAGCAAAGTACATTCGCCCAATAGCAAAACCCCTCTCACGTGacttccatttctttgacCTGGCATCCCATACATAGTGCTGTGGAATCTCCTGATAGGTGTAGTTCCGGGCTCCCTCATCTCTTGTATTAAGTTGAAAGTATCCAGTCAGACGATCATCCTTTTCACCCCGGGAAAGAACTTGGTCAGGATCGTCCTCAGGATGGTAATAGACCACCTGCTGATTCTCGAGATGTACAGGTAGTCTGTATACTGTAGGCTCCTCTGCATGCATATGAAACTCGAAGAGGCGCCAGGATGCCTCAATAGCAGAAACATAGCGGGCATCCAAATAGGTTTTCACCTCATCCTGTGAATCAAACTCCAGAGTTGTTCGATCATGGCCTTTATAGATGTACTTGTGGATGTACTTGATTGCCTGAACTGAGTTGCAAATCTCGACATTGATATGGCAGTTGTATTTTGCAGTGAGATAAGGATTGTATGGGACAACGTCACGATTTGTAAATATTCTGTCCTCTCCCCGAATTCTTTTTGTGACAGTCCGACCATTGTTAGGGCATGCCAAATCAGGATAGCCATTATCAGAAAAGACAGTCTGCTCAGAAAATGCTTTGGGATAGTGTTTTGTGCAAtgtccttgatcatcctGGCACCTTTCATCACAGGGACCATGCAGCATCAATTTGGTGACAGTTTCATATAGGATAGGTTGAGTGATAGGGTCAGGAATTTGAGCACATGAAATATGGTCAACTTCAGCTGGAGTGCGAATACGATCCTCTGGGTCCAGGAAAATCAAAAGATGCATGTGAGGCGGACCTCGCTTTTGAAACTCAATGGTGTGGACATTTGCAACACATTTGCCAAATATGCCCAACTTGATCTCCTTCAAAAGcccattcttcttcatttcAAATATCCGTGCAATGATATCAGAATAGTCTGAAGGTATACCGATTGTAGtctcctcatcgtccttAGGCATAGCTGCCCTGATCTCTGGCCATTGTGGATTAGCTGTCATTGTAAGAAAGATGTCAGGTTTCTGGTAGTAGCGGCAAATAGCCATGGAGTCCTGAAAGAGCTGATACATATGGCGTGGACTGCCGGTATGTGTGGAAGGGAGGATAACACGACGTCCAGTATCATTAAGATCTCCAGAATGATCATCATGGTTGAT
Proteins encoded in this window:
- a CDS encoding uncharacterized protein (CAZy:GH3) yields the protein MLFLHRRILLQLLVPSSAVFAQTSGVVSSSSLASSGVTTGSTILSTSFSSALASISLSSTSSGRPSSTSTSILQTPTFGAGPSSDPLDPPDVKDSGVVVPDFSAAWEAAYQKAGAKIAGFTLEDLVNTATGVEAFGPSRRCVGNTLPISSNGGWPGLCLQDGPLGVRLADRITTFPTGLNTATTFNRTLIRQRGLFMGTEFKDKGVNVALGPMMNMLRVPAAGRNFEGFGADPFLSGEAAYETVLGLQQGGVQACSKHFIANEQETARTTSTSNVDDRTLHEIYAQPFLRSVMAGTASIMCSYNQINGTYACENNATLSRMLKEEFGFQGFVTSDWGATHSTVASTLSGLDMDMPGSGGPNNSFFGGTLVNAVQNGSVPMSRVTDMATRILASWYFLHQDSSSFPAVNFDGNHPNNEATNEHIDVQANHKDVVRAIGAASVVLLKNVRGALPLNKPRSLILVGRDAGPSVIGPNSPGGGPAAQGILAVGGGSGAAGFPYLISPYEAIQARARDDHTSISWVLDDFNLPSAASLSTGKSAAVVFVNINSSEGSDRKNLTLADDTEALIQAVAATNPNTIVVVHSVGPVIIESWIDHLNITGVLWAGAAGQETGNSIADVLYGDFNPSGRLPYTLAKSEADYPTRVVSGSPIVPVPYTEGLEIDYRAFDARNITPRFEFGFGLSYTKFEYSNLQISRAQNSSSDQALIQNWEAGKPNPPAVGSSTAAWLHEPAFEVSFNVKNVGDVAGGEIPQLYVAHPQSAGEPPRVLKGFTDVFLNTGQTKLVTIPLSRHSLSVWDVKGQGWKKPTGQIGIVVGASSRDERLNGVLPA